The Leclercia sp. S52 genome has a segment encoding these proteins:
- the ssb1 gene encoding single-stranded DNA-binding protein SSB1 translates to MASRGVNKVILVGNLGQDPEVRYMPSGGAVANITLATSESWRDKATGEMKEQTEWHRVVLFGKLAEVAGEYLRKGSQVYIEGQLRTRKWTDQSGAEKYTTEVVVNVGGTMQMLGGRQGGGAPAGGGQQQQGGWGQPQQPQGGNQFSGGAQSRPQQPSAPAQSNEPPMDFDDDIPF, encoded by the coding sequence ATGGCCAGCAGAGGCGTAAACAAGGTGATTCTCGTCGGTAATCTGGGCCAGGACCCGGAAGTACGCTATATGCCGAGTGGTGGTGCAGTGGCCAACATTACGCTGGCGACGTCCGAATCCTGGCGCGATAAAGCGACCGGTGAGATGAAAGAGCAGACCGAATGGCACCGCGTTGTGCTGTTTGGCAAACTGGCCGAAGTGGCCGGTGAATATCTGCGTAAAGGCTCCCAGGTCTATATCGAAGGCCAGCTGCGTACCCGCAAATGGACCGATCAGTCCGGCGCAGAAAAATACACTACCGAAGTAGTGGTTAACGTCGGCGGCACCATGCAGATGCTGGGTGGCCGTCAGGGCGGTGGCGCACCAGCAGGTGGCGGCCAGCAGCAGCAGGGCGGTTGGGGTCAACCTCAGCAGCCGCAGGGCGGCAACCAGTTCAGCGGCGGCGCACAGTCCCGTCCGCAGCAGCCGTCTGCACCGGCGCAGTCCAACGAACCGCCAATGGATTTCGACGACGATATCCCGTTCTGA
- a CDS encoding YjcB family protein — protein sequence MAAITTGVVFARWELLSAVLMFLASTLNIQFRKSDYTALAVVSTCLGLAAACWFATGLLGITLLDVAVIWNNVKEVMVEAMSHTPPDWPMMYT from the coding sequence ATGGCAGCTATTACCACCGGTGTTGTGTTTGCACGCTGGGAGTTGTTGAGCGCAGTGCTGATGTTTCTGGCCAGCACGCTGAACATTCAGTTTCGTAAATCAGATTACACCGCGCTGGCGGTGGTCAGCACCTGTCTGGGTCTGGCGGCAGCATGCTGGTTCGCTACCGGCCTGCTGGGCATCACCCTGCTGGATGTGGCCGTTATCTGGAACAACGTTAAAGAAGTAATGGTCGAGGCGATGAGCCATACGCCACCAGACTGGCCAATGATGTACACCTAG
- a CDS encoding sensor domain-containing diguanylate cyclase, translated as MPKLSSHVTLTDLLGTINHTFGAQLSWVMMQDDTGQPQFVSAGELTCHPLEINAFLASLLLQRQRRSWQVIGWKENMGALIFPSGHPGHQQLQCGVLCKMAPHQHGYFFLGFAQPQSSITVLKEVVIILVEKLKDFVTGLVARERTAKEMQRMLAQYKTLFERAPVLMNSFDRNSRCVLWNAECEKVFGWTMAEINAHADPLALFYPDPEVRRRVHDSVNITPLNDMYEWHPVRRDGMQLTILWSNISLPDGSILNIGLDITARKKAERQLEMKAMTDDLTRCLNRFAILQQIAAALEASQRQEADSYFSVLMFDLDFFKQINDQWGHLVGDAALVHFCDCLRALLPPGSALGRVGGEEFLLLLPKTCSDAAVHLSNRLRQALSVTPLNVGSRTLILSFSAGVVEVSGEQHDTSSLLISADKALYDAKRAGRGKTIVAVDYL; from the coding sequence ATGCCAAAGTTATCATCCCACGTCACCTTAACGGATCTGCTGGGGACGATTAATCATACCTTTGGCGCCCAGCTCAGCTGGGTGATGATGCAGGATGATACGGGCCAGCCGCAGTTTGTCAGTGCCGGTGAATTAACCTGCCATCCGCTGGAAATTAATGCGTTTCTTGCCAGCCTGTTATTGCAGCGCCAACGCCGTTCATGGCAGGTCATCGGCTGGAAAGAGAATATGGGCGCGCTGATATTTCCTTCCGGCCATCCAGGACATCAACAATTACAGTGCGGGGTGCTGTGTAAAATGGCGCCGCATCAGCACGGCTACTTTTTCCTGGGCTTTGCGCAACCGCAAAGCAGCATTACCGTGCTGAAAGAGGTGGTGATTATCCTGGTGGAAAAGCTGAAGGATTTTGTCACCGGGCTCGTCGCCCGTGAACGCACGGCAAAAGAGATGCAGCGGATGCTCGCCCAGTATAAAACGCTGTTTGAACGGGCGCCGGTGCTGATGAACTCTTTCGACAGGAATAGCCGCTGCGTGTTGTGGAATGCCGAATGTGAAAAGGTGTTTGGCTGGACGATGGCGGAGATCAACGCCCATGCCGATCCGCTGGCGCTGTTTTATCCTGACCCGGAGGTGCGCCGCCGGGTGCACGATTCGGTTAACATCACCCCGCTGAACGATATGTATGAATGGCACCCGGTGCGCCGGGACGGTATGCAGCTGACCATCCTGTGGTCGAACATCTCCCTGCCGGACGGCTCGATCCTCAATATCGGGCTCGATATCACTGCCCGTAAAAAAGCGGAGCGGCAGCTGGAGATGAAGGCCATGACCGACGATCTGACGCGCTGCCTGAATCGCTTTGCCATCCTGCAGCAGATTGCCGCCGCCCTGGAGGCCAGCCAGCGGCAGGAGGCCGACAGCTACTTCTCGGTGCTGATGTTCGACCTGGATTTCTTTAAGCAGATCAATGATCAGTGGGGCCACCTGGTGGGGGATGCGGCGCTGGTGCACTTCTGCGACTGCCTGCGGGCGCTGCTTCCGCCCGGTTCGGCGCTGGGTCGGGTCGGCGGAGAAGAGTTTTTACTGCTGCTGCCGAAAACCTGCAGCGATGCGGCGGTGCATCTCTCCAACCGGCTCCGCCAGGCGCTGTCGGTGACGCCGCTTAACGTTGGCAGCCGGACGCTGATCCTCTCTTTTAGCGCGGGAGTGGTAGAGGTAAGCGGCGAACAGCACGATACCTCCTCGTTACTCATTAGCGCAGATAAGGCACTTTATGATGCCAAACGCGCGGGAAGAGGAAAAACAATCGTTGCGGTTGATTATTTATAA
- a CDS encoding EAL domain-containing protein produces MNRSARDKVLRIVGVIMVVSLPVMLALWFAQQRAVNETRSQLSSFAQLALDKTELVIQQVELARQAAEQYSGDICTPAHRQNMLNIVRGRLYIADLLYADGREFLCSTTSTPDNPYTISDANYQRQPDVSIYYYRDTPFYAGYKMTYMQIGHYVVVVNPLTYSEVMSSDRSLAWGVFDTVTNAFFSVSEQANQNELKTLIGDNDLSFQKQGRFYTIVRSDKRPIAAIVSTTNQRFYEVLYHQATLTLPLGMISSIIILLMWSRTRREFNSPGRLLHRALNKRQLCLHYQPIIDIKTNVCVGAEALLRWPGFNGPVMSPVEFIPLAEEEGMSERITDYVVEEVFSDLGPFLACNPHIYISINLSATDFHSSRLIAMITDKARHYNVRAQQIKIEVTERGFIDVPRTTPVIQAFRQAGYEVAIDDFGTGYSNLHNLYSLNVDILKIDKSFIDTLTTNSTSHLIVEHIIEMAQSLRLKTIAEGVETAEQVTWLNKRGVQYCQGWHFAKAMSPQDFMTWQQQPVAASLAHSH; encoded by the coding sequence ATGAATCGTAGCGCACGGGACAAGGTGCTGAGGATAGTCGGGGTTATCATGGTAGTTTCGCTACCTGTGATGCTTGCGCTATGGTTTGCCCAGCAACGCGCGGTCAACGAAACACGCAGCCAACTCAGCTCCTTTGCTCAACTCGCTTTAGACAAAACTGAACTGGTGATTCAGCAGGTGGAGCTGGCGCGTCAGGCGGCTGAACAGTATTCGGGTGATATTTGCACGCCGGCACACCGACAGAATATGTTAAATATCGTCCGGGGCCGACTTTACATTGCCGACCTGCTCTATGCTGATGGCCGTGAATTCCTCTGCTCCACGACGAGCACCCCCGATAACCCCTATACAATTTCCGACGCCAATTACCAACGCCAGCCTGACGTCTCTATCTATTATTACCGCGATACGCCGTTTTACGCGGGATATAAGATGACTTATATGCAAATAGGGCATTATGTGGTGGTGGTTAACCCCCTGACCTATAGCGAAGTCATGTCTTCGGATCGCTCTCTGGCGTGGGGTGTATTTGATACAGTGACCAATGCTTTTTTCTCGGTCAGCGAACAGGCTAATCAAAATGAATTAAAAACGCTGATTGGCGATAACGATCTTTCGTTCCAGAAACAAGGCCGCTTTTATACTATTGTGCGCTCGGACAAACGCCCGATTGCCGCCATTGTTTCAACGACAAACCAGCGATTTTACGAAGTGCTCTATCATCAGGCGACATTAACCCTGCCGCTGGGGATGATCAGCAGCATTATTATTTTACTGATGTGGTCGCGGACGCGACGGGAATTTAATTCCCCGGGTCGCTTATTGCATCGGGCATTAAATAAAAGACAGCTTTGCCTGCACTACCAGCCGATTATTGATATTAAAACCAACGTCTGTGTCGGGGCAGAGGCGCTGTTGCGATGGCCTGGTTTTAACGGCCCGGTGATGAGCCCGGTAGAATTTATCCCGCTGGCAGAAGAAGAAGGCATGAGCGAGCGCATTACCGACTACGTGGTGGAAGAAGTCTTCAGCGATCTGGGCCCTTTCCTGGCCTGCAACCCGCATATCTATATCTCCATTAACCTGTCAGCCACGGACTTCCACTCTTCACGCCTGATTGCGATGATCACCGATAAGGCCCGTCACTACAACGTTCGGGCCCAGCAGATTAAAATCGAAGTGACCGAACGCGGGTTCATCGACGTACCGAGAACCACACCGGTGATCCAGGCGTTTCGTCAGGCGGGATATGAAGTGGCGATCGATGATTTTGGTACCGGCTATTCCAACCTGCACAACCTCTACTCCCTGAACGTCGATATCCTGAAAATCGATAAATCCTTTATCGATACGCTGACCACCAACAGCACCAGCCACCTGATCGTCGAGCACATTATCGAAATGGCCCAGAGCCTGCGCTTAAAAACCATCGCGGAAGGGGTGGAAACGGCGGAACAGGTCACGTGGTTAAACAAGCGCGGCGTGCAGTATTGTCAGGGCTGGCACTTTGCGAAGGCGATGTCGCCGCAGGATTTCATGACCTGGCAGCAACAGCCTGTCGCGGCATCACTCGCCCACAGCCACTAA
- the soxS gene encoding superoxide response transcriptional regulator SoxS, whose translation MSHQQIIQTLIEWMDDHIDQPLSIDVVAKKSGYSKWYLQRMFRAVMHQTLGEYIRQRRLLLAAQALRTTQRPIFDIAMDLGYVSQQTFSRVFRREFDRTPSDYRHQLN comes from the coding sequence ATGTCGCATCAACAAATTATTCAGACACTTATTGAATGGATGGATGACCATATCGATCAACCCTTGAGTATTGATGTGGTGGCGAAAAAGTCAGGTTATTCGAAGTGGTACTTACAGAGGATGTTCCGCGCCGTGATGCACCAGACGCTGGGCGAGTACATTCGCCAACGCCGGTTATTATTGGCCGCTCAGGCGCTGCGCACGACCCAGCGACCTATTTTTGATATCGCCATGGATCTGGGCTATGTCTCGCAGCAGACCTTTTCCCGCGTATTCCGCCGCGAGTTTGATCGCACCCCCAGCGACTACCGTCATCAGCTGAATTAG
- the soxR gene encoding redox-sensitive transcriptional activator SoxR, which yields MEKKLPRIKPLLTPGEVARRSGVAVSALHFYESKGLIKSIRNTGNQRRYTRDVLRYVAIIKIAQRIGIPLATIGEAFGILPEGHTLSAKEWKALSSQWRDELDRRIHTLEALRDELDGCIGCGCLSRSDCPLRNPGDRLGEQGTGARLLEED from the coding sequence ATGGAAAAGAAATTACCGCGGATAAAACCGCTGCTGACGCCGGGCGAGGTGGCCAGGCGTAGCGGCGTGGCGGTGTCAGCACTGCATTTCTATGAAAGCAAAGGGTTAATTAAAAGCATTCGCAACACCGGTAACCAGCGGCGTTATACCCGCGACGTGCTGCGCTACGTGGCGATCATTAAGATTGCCCAACGCATTGGCATCCCGCTCGCCACCATTGGCGAGGCGTTTGGCATCCTGCCGGAGGGGCATACCCTGAGTGCGAAGGAGTGGAAAGCATTGTCCTCCCAGTGGCGCGACGAACTGGATCGGCGCATTCATACCCTGGAGGCGCTGCGCGATGAGCTTGACGGCTGCATTGGCTGCGGATGCCTGTCGCGCAGTGACTGCCCTCTGCGTAACCCTGGCGACAGACTGGGCGAACAGGGCACCGGCGCGCGGCTGCTGGAAGAAGATTAG